The genomic interval CTAAAGTTTGTTCAAAAGGGTCGAGGTTCAGTATCGCATTGTCAAATTTAGTTTGACCAAAATCAGGTACTAATATAGCGTCAAGTGTAAAGGAAGCGTTAATCCCGTATTTAATATCTAATCCAGCTTTTAGCACTCTGTCAGAAGCGGTATTGTCTTCTTGATAATAAGCAGATGTATAAGGAATTAAGAAAAGACGCGTTGGAGGGGAGATGTTGTTGATTCCGTTTAAAATACCTGCTTGATTTATGATGTTGCCAATTCTAGTATCTATGTAGTTCCAAGTATATTTTTGAACATTACGTTTAATTTCCCGCATGAAATTAATCCCCCAGATTTGGTTTCTTGTATCAGAAAACCGTAAGGCGGCATATGGTATTTTTATTTCTACGACCCAGCCAAAATTAGTTATTTTAACTTTACTTTCCCAGATGGCGTCCCAGCTAAAGTCCTCTGTGTCTTTGGTTGCAAGGCAGTCCATTTGAACACCTGCAGCACTTACATAAAACCTATAATCTTGTTGTCCGTCATTAAAGCCATTAATAAAGATTGAAAAATGATCTGAAGCACCAAAGACGTCTCGATTCGTAACTTCTCTTAATATTTTATTGGGTTCGTTATCATAAAGAATTGCTGAAATGTATATTGCGGTATCATCATGCAGGATTTTTACTTCTGTTTTTTTTTCGTTAGGAATTGGTTTCCCATTATCGGGTTCGTACATGATGAAATCTGAAGCGATATTATCGTTCTCAAACCATACATTTTCACTTATTTTTCCATCTATTGAAATGTCCGATGTAAGGAATTTGGAGGTGAGTTCCTTTTTTTGACTGTAAATAGTACTGCTTATGACCCAGCATATAAGAATAAATAAATAATAATGTTTTGTCATAAAAAGAATATTGTCCGAGCAAAAATAACATAATTTTAACCACTTGCAAATAAATAGAGTATGCTTTTGTAGTACTTAATGTGTGAAAAATTGTTAATTGTTCGCTTTGGCGGTTTAGGTGTTTGTTTAATCAGGAAACATATCATATATTTGCCATCCCGTTTCTATTGTGTAATTTAATCTAAATCAATGCGTTATAAAATTTTTGTTAGTTGTTTGTTGTCCTTTTTTTTATTATTAATAGGTGGTTCATTCTTCATTGGAGCTAAAGAAACAAAAGAGAATAAGGTTAAAAAAATAGCATATGTAACTCCAGTTTCAAATGAAGAAAGGGTATATGAAAGTTTGCAATCAAGCCAATTTGAATTGCCTAAATTTGATATTTTTACAAAAGCTTTAAATGGTTTTTATCTTCTTAAAGAAAAAGGATTAATTCAAAAAAATATTTTGACGTTAATAGACTTTAGTCTTTCTTCCAATATTCCAAGACTTTGGGTGATTGATTTGGAGACCAATACCGTTTTATATAATTCCTTAGTAGCTCACGGAAGAAATTCGGGTAATGAATTTGCGGCAAGTTTT from Flavobacterium ovatum carries:
- a CDS encoding murein L,D-transpeptidase catalytic domain family protein, with amino-acid sequence MRYKIFVSCLLSFFLLLIGGSFFIGAKETKENKVKKIAYVTPVSNEERVYESLQSSQFELPKFDIFTKALNGFYLLKEKGLIQKNILTLIDFSLSSNIPRLWVIDLETNTVLYNSLVAHGRNSGNEFAASFSNTPESFKSSLGFYATGEIYTGKHGKSLRLDGLEKGINDNARERAVVIHGADYVSKSFISNNKRLGRSLGCPAIPVELTNKIIQTIKDKSCLFIYHPSNEEEVMSHLIS